One stretch of Arachis hypogaea cultivar Tifrunner chromosome 20, arahy.Tifrunner.gnm2.J5K5, whole genome shotgun sequence DNA includes these proteins:
- the LOC112785042 gene encoding uncharacterized protein, giving the protein MIKLIASYNDEVARTVLENAPYNAKYTSHQIQKEILHILSNKVRKHICEEIGDSKFCIVVDEARDESKREQMALVLRFVDIHGFIQERFLDLVHVKDTTSLTLKQELCGILSRHGLDVSNIRGQGYDGASNMRGEWNGLQALFLKDCPYSYYIHCFAHRLQLALVAASREVIPVHKFFSKLTFIVNIICSSSKRHDELHAAKTDEIVHLLEIDELETGKGANQIGTLKRAGDTRWSSHFSSVCSLINMYGATLTVLQKIIVDGSTYSQRGDADSAYNTLTSFEFVLILHLMKDMMGITDILCQALQKQSQDIVNAVQLVHSTKTLIQNMRDDKWEELLKNVKSFCEQHDILIPDLTASYVARQGRSRHQKDHITVEHYFRVEIFLVTIDKQLQELNSRFNDQAMDLLSLSSTLMPKDAYKNFDIAKISTLVDSYYPEDFTEQEKINFPFQLQHFILDVRQHPEMKNLSTIHELCRCLAETKKSKVYYLIDRLIRLILTLPISTATTERSFSAMKIIKTRLRNKMEDDFLADSLVIYIEKEIAEKFSSDSIIEDFKSLKTQRMEGPPMTFVFHHGGKFKIDKSGYLCYEPDNTEVLMGVEADTLDVFFVKGYYKELGYAEMNNYLWKFPGTLLDNGLRRLENDADLLALVRDCKRNHHLINIYFKHVVSKPHVVDCMSEDGDDVLQLPTIPELAEKLNKDHNDAMSQPYCKTTKKSP; this is encoded by the exons ATGATAAAACTCATAGCATCTTACAATGATGAAGTTGCAAGAACTGTGTTAGAAAATGCTCCATATAATGCTAAATATACttcacatcaaattcaaaaagaaatCTTGCATATACTCTCAAACAAGGTGAGAAAGCATATTTGTGAAGAAATTGGAGATTCCAAGTTTTGCATTGTAGTAGATGAAGCTCGTGATGAATCCAAAAGAGAACAAATGGCACTTGTTTTGAGATTTGTTGATATACATGGTTTTATTCAAGAGCGTTTTCTTGATCTTGTACATGTCAAAGATactacatcattaactctaaaacAAGAATTGTGCGGTATTCTTTCTCGACATGGTCTTGATGTCTCTAATATTCGTGGTCAAGGATATGATGGCGCCAGCAACATGAGAGGAGAATGGAATGGGTTACAAGCATTATTCTTAAAAGATTGCCCTTATTCTTACTATATCCACTGTTTTGCTCACCGATTACAACTTGCATTAGTTGCTGCATCAAGAGAAGTTATTCCTGTGCATAAGTTTTTTTCAAAATTGACTTTCATCGTCAACATCATTTGTTCTTCTAGTAAGCGACATGATGAGTTACATGCTGCCAAGACAGATGAAATTGTCCATTTATTAGAGATTGATGAACTTGAAACTGGTAAAGGGGCAAATCAAATTGGTACTTTGAAACGAGCAGGTGATACTCGATGGAGTTCTCATTTCTCTTCTGTTTGCAGTTTGATAAATATGTATGGTGCAACGTTGACTGTTTTACAAAAGATTATTGTTGATGGATCAACTTATTCTCAGCGTGGTGATGCAGATAGTGCTTACAATACCCTGACCTCATTTGAGTTTGTATTGATCTTGCATTTGATGAAAGATATGATGGGAATAACTGATATTCTTTGTCAAGCTTTACAAAAGCAGTCTCAAGACATAGTTAATGCTGTGCAACTAGTTCATTCTACAAAAACACTTATCCAAAACATGAGAGATGACAAATGGGAGGAATTATTAAAAAATGTGAAATCATTTTGTGAGCAACATGATATTCTAATTCCTGACTTAACTGCTTCTTATGTTGCAAGGCAAGGACGCTCGCGTCACCAAAAAGATCATATTACAGTTGAGCATTATTTTAGAGTGGAGATATTTTTAGTCACAATTGATAAGCAATTACAAGAGTTAAATAGCAGATTTAATGATCAAGCAATGGATCTACTAAGTCTGAGCTCTACTCTCATGCCTAAGGATGCTTACAAAAATTTTGACATTGCTAAGATTTCTACTCTTGTTGATAGCTACTATCCCGAAGACTTTACTGAACAAGAGAAGATTAATTTTCCTTTTCAGCTTCAGCATTTTATTCTTGATGTTCGTCAGCATCCAGAAATGAAGAATTTGTCAACTATTCATGAACTGTGTAGATGTTTAGCAGAAACAAAAAAGTCAAAAGTGTATTACTTGATTGATAGATTGATTCGTCTGATATTAACTCTTCCAATTTCTACAGCTACTACAGAGCGATCATTTTCAgcaatgaaaataataaagaCAAGGTTAAGAAACAAGATGGAGGACGACTTTCTTGCGGATAGTTTGGTTATTTACATTGAGAAAGAAATTGCTGAAAAGTTTAGTTCTGACTCAATTATTGAAGATTTTAAGTCATTAAAAACTCAAAGA ATGGAAGGTCCCCCTATGACCTTTGTATTTCACCATGGTGGGAAGTTCAAAATAGATAAATCAGGATATCTATGTTATGAACCAGATAATACTGAAGTATTAATGGGTGTAGAAGCAGACACTCTAGACGTTTTCTTTGTGAAGGGATACTATAAGGAGCTGGGATATGCTGAGATGAACAATTACTTGTGGAAATTTCCTGGAACACTTCTGGATAATGGCTTGAGGAGGCTAGAAAATGACGCTGATCTGTTGGCATTGGTTAGGGATTGCAAGAGAAATCATCACCTCATAAATATCTATTTTAAGCATGTGGTGTCTAAGCCACACGTGGTTGACTGCATGAGCGAGGATGGTGATGATGTACTACAGTTGCCAACCATCCCTGAACTCGCAGAGAAACTGAACAAGGACCACAATGATGCAATGTCTCAACCTTATTGTAAGACAACCAAAAAATCACCTTAG